One Setaria viridis chromosome 5, Setaria_viridis_v4.0, whole genome shotgun sequence genomic region harbors:
- the LOC117856124 gene encoding uncharacterized protein: protein MRPLVVLGLVLVVAGVALEGVAAAGECGRASADRMALRLAPCISAADDPQSTPTSSCCSAVHTIGQSPSCLCAVMLSGTARAAGIKPEVAITIPKRCNLVDRPVGYKCGDYTLP, encoded by the exons ATGAGGCCGCTCGTTGTGCTCGGTCTGGTCCTTGTGGTCGCCGGGGTCGCGCTGgagggcgtcgccgccgccggggagtgCGGGAGGGCCTCCGCTGACAGAATGGCGCTGCGGCTGGCGCCGTGCATCTCGGCGGCCGACGACCCGCAGTCGACGCCGACGAGCAGCTGCTGCTCGGCCGTACACACCATCGGGCAGAGCCCCAGCTGCCTCTGCGCCGTCATGCTGTCCGGCACCGCCAGGGCCGCCGGGATCAAGCCGGAGGTCGCCATTACCATCCCAAAGCGCTGCAACTTGGTCGATCGCCCCGTCGGCTACAAGTGCGGAG ACTACACGCTGCCCTGA